One Haloterrigena salifodinae DNA window includes the following coding sequences:
- a CDS encoding metal ABC transporter ATP-binding protein, whose translation MTVVDLQNVTFAYGDQPAVRDVSLTVEEGDFLGLIGPNGSGKTTLLHLMLGLHEADSGRVELFGEPVDAFDEGERIGYVSQQATSGGGTMPVTVREAVTMGRFAHVGHGRIREEDREIVADAIDTVGIEDLADRQVNQLSGGQRQRAYIARALASEADLLALDEPTVGVDAESRDAFYQLLESLNDDGITIILIEHDIGVVTDRANRIACINTELYHHGDTESFVESDALTEAYGATGQVVHHHH comes from the coding sequence GTGACCGTCGTCGATCTCCAGAACGTGACGTTCGCCTACGGCGACCAGCCCGCGGTCCGCGACGTCTCCCTGACCGTCGAGGAAGGCGACTTCCTCGGGCTCATCGGCCCGAACGGCTCCGGGAAGACGACGCTCTTGCACCTCATGCTCGGTCTGCACGAGGCCGACAGCGGCCGGGTCGAACTCTTCGGCGAACCGGTCGACGCCTTCGACGAGGGCGAGCGGATCGGCTACGTCTCCCAGCAGGCCACCAGCGGCGGCGGGACGATGCCGGTCACCGTCCGCGAGGCCGTGACCATGGGTCGGTTCGCCCACGTCGGCCACGGCCGGATTCGAGAGGAAGACCGCGAGATCGTCGCCGACGCCATCGATACGGTCGGTATCGAGGACCTCGCCGACCGGCAGGTCAACCAGCTCTCGGGTGGCCAGCGACAGCGTGCCTACATCGCGCGGGCGCTGGCCTCCGAGGCGGATCTGCTGGCGCTGGACGAGCCGACCGTCGGGGTCGACGCCGAGTCGCGCGACGCCTTCTACCAGTTGCTCGAGTCGCTCAACGACGACGGGATCACAATCATCCTGATCGAGCACGACATCGGCGTCGTCACGGACCGCGCGAACCGAATCGCCTGTATCAACACGGAACTGTACCACCACGGCGACACCGAGTCGTTCGTCGAGAGCGACGCGCTCACCGAGGCCTACGGGGCGACGGGGCAGGTCGTCCACCACCACCATTGA
- a CDS encoding metal ABC transporter permease: protein MHRETRLRLELIGIGATGLLAAVMIGFLALDYLQDYAVAGAMYEQYRIAGRLLDYVLGTNVFRHPFMWRSIATGILIGIVAPLVGTYLVHREMALIGETLAHTAFAGVAIGLLFSATTDLGVSLLLAALVVAILGALGVQWLTEHTDTYGDVPIAIMLTGSFAVGTLIISYGRGMTGINVENYLFGSISVVTPGGARLMAALSVAVVAVVVATYKQLLFITFDEQAARVARLNVTWYNTLLIVMTAVVVVGAMQILGVILVAAMLVIPVAAATQIAHSFRETLFCSILFGQVSILGGFAVSIGGSLPTGGSIVIVAIACYLIAIVASSRSTAAISTH from the coding sequence ATGCACCGCGAGACGAGACTTCGGCTGGAACTGATCGGAATCGGCGCGACGGGACTACTGGCGGCGGTCATGATCGGCTTTCTCGCCCTTGACTATCTGCAGGACTACGCCGTCGCGGGAGCGATGTACGAACAGTACCGCATCGCCGGCCGGCTGCTGGACTACGTCCTCGGGACAAACGTCTTCAGGCACCCGTTCATGTGGCGCTCGATCGCGACGGGGATCCTGATCGGGATCGTCGCGCCGCTGGTCGGCACCTACCTCGTCCACCGCGAGATGGCGCTGATCGGCGAGACGCTCGCCCACACGGCCTTCGCCGGCGTCGCGATCGGGCTGCTGTTCAGCGCCACGACGGATCTGGGCGTCTCGCTGTTGCTCGCGGCGCTGGTCGTCGCCATCCTCGGCGCGCTCGGTGTCCAGTGGCTGACCGAGCACACCGACACCTACGGCGACGTGCCGATCGCGATCATGCTGACCGGCAGCTTCGCCGTCGGCACGCTCATCATCAGCTACGGTCGCGGGATGACCGGGATCAACGTCGAGAACTACCTCTTCGGGAGCATCTCCGTCGTCACGCCCGGCGGTGCGCGGCTAATGGCCGCGCTAAGCGTCGCCGTCGTCGCCGTCGTCGTCGCGACCTACAAGCAGCTGCTGTTCATCACGTTCGACGAGCAGGCCGCCCGGGTCGCCCGGCTCAACGTCACCTGGTATAACACCCTGCTGATCGTCATGACGGCCGTGGTCGTCGTCGGCGCGATGCAGATCCTCGGCGTCATCCTCGTCGCCGCGATGCTCGTCATCCCGGTCGCGGCCGCCACGCAGATCGCCCACAGCTTCCGGGAGACGCTGTTCTGCTCGATCCTGTTCGGGCAGGTATCGATCCTCGGCGGCTTCGCGGTCTCGATCGGCGGCAGTCTGCCGACCGGCGGCTCGATCGTCATCGTCGCCATCGCCTGCTACCTGATCGCGATCGTCGCCTCGAGTCGGTCGACGGCGGCAATTTCGACGCACTGA